A window of Christiangramia forsetii KT0803 contains these coding sequences:
- the rplE gene encoding 50S ribosomal protein L5: MAYVPRLRQEYNERVKSALKEEFSYSNIMEVPKLTKIVISRGVGGAVADKKLIDHAIDELSAISGQKAVSTISKKDVASFKLRKGMPIGAKVTLRGYRMYEFLDRLITSALPRVRDFNGIKSNGFDGRGNYNLGVTEQIIFPEIDIDAVNRIAGMDITFVTTADTDKEAKALLTELGLPFKKN; encoded by the coding sequence ATGGCATACGTACCAAGACTTAGACAGGAATATAACGAGAGAGTGAAAAGTGCTCTTAAGGAAGAATTCAGCTACTCCAATATAATGGAGGTGCCAAAACTTACGAAAATAGTAATTAGCCGTGGAGTTGGTGGAGCAGTGGCAGATAAGAAACTTATCGACCATGCTATCGACGAACTTTCAGCTATTAGCGGTCAAAAGGCCGTTTCTACTATTTCGAAAAAGGATGTTGCATCGTTTAAGCTGCGTAAGGGAATGCCAATTGGAGCAAAAGTTACTTTACGCGGATATAGAATGTATGAATTCTTAGATAGATTAATCACTAGTGCGTTACCACGTGTACGTGATTTTAACGGAATCAAATCTAATGGATTTGATGGTAGAGGTAACTATAACCTTGGGGTGACAGAGCAAATCATCTTCCCTGAGATAGATATTGATGCAGTGAATAGAATCGCTGGTATGGATATCACATTTGTTACCACTGCTGATACCGATAAGGAAGCAAAAGCATTGTTAACAGAACTAGGATTACCTTTTAAAAAGAACTAA
- the ykgO gene encoding type B 50S ribosomal protein L36, with product MKVRASIKKRSADCKIVRRKGRLYVINKKNPRFKQRQG from the coding sequence ATGAAAGTTAGAGCATCAATAAAAAAGAGAAGTGCCGACTGCAAAATTGTACGCAGAAAAGGGCGCCTTTACGTAATTAACAAAAAGAATCCTAGATTTAAACAAAGACAAGGCTAA
- the rplX gene encoding 50S ribosomal protein L24 codes for MTKLKIKSGDTVRVIAGDHKGQEGKVQKVLIEKNKAIVEGVNMISKHEKPSASNPQGGIKEKEAPIHISNLSLIDKNGDTTRVGYKEEDGKKVRFSKKSNEVI; via the coding sequence ATGACAAAGCTTAAGATAAAATCAGGAGATACCGTTCGTGTAATTGCTGGAGACCATAAAGGTCAGGAAGGTAAAGTGCAGAAGGTACTTATTGAAAAGAACAAAGCCATTGTGGAAGGGGTTAATATGATCTCTAAACATGAGAAGCCAAGTGCTTCTAATCCACAAGGTGGTATTAAGGAGAAAGAAGCTCCTATCCATATTTCTAATCTTTCACTAATCGATAAGAATGGTGATACAACCAGAGTTGGTTATAAAGAAGAAGATGGAAAGAAAGTGAGATTTTCTAAAAAATCTAATGAAGTAATATAG
- the secY gene encoding preprotein translocase subunit SecY, which translates to MKFINTIQNIWKIEELKNRILVTLGLLLVYRFGAQVVLPGIDAAQLSNLATQTDGGLLGLLNAFTGGAFSNASVFALGIMPYISASIVVQLMGIAIPYLQKLQKEGESGRKKINQITRWLTIAITLVQGPGYIYNLFATLPGEAFLLGDNLTFVVSSVIILTTGTIFAMWLGEKITDKGIGNGISLLIMVGIIATLPQAFIQEFASRVFESNGGLVMILIELVIWFAIIMASVMLVMAVRQIPVQYARRSASGGYEKNVFGSRQYIPLKLNASGVMPIIFAQAIMFIPVAVAGLSDSDTAQGVTAAFQNIFGFWYNLVFALLIIIFTYFYTAITVPTNKMADDLKRSGGFIPGIRPGGETSEYLDRIMSQITLPGSIFLALIAVFPAIVVQLLGVQQNWALFFGGTSLLIMVGVAIDTMQQVNSYLLNRHYDGLMKTGKNRKAVA; encoded by the coding sequence ATGAAATTCATCAATACGATTCAAAATATTTGGAAAATCGAGGAGCTAAAAAATAGAATTTTAGTTACCCTCGGTTTGCTTTTGGTTTATCGTTTTGGGGCACAGGTTGTGCTTCCCGGAATTGATGCCGCTCAGCTTTCTAATCTGGCTACCCAAACGGATGGTGGATTATTAGGGCTTCTTAATGCTTTTACCGGAGGTGCATTCTCAAATGCATCGGTTTTTGCACTGGGGATCATGCCCTATATTTCTGCTTCCATTGTGGTGCAGCTGATGGGAATTGCGATTCCTTATCTTCAGAAGCTTCAGAAAGAAGGAGAAAGCGGGCGTAAGAAGATTAATCAGATCACACGTTGGCTTACCATTGCGATTACCCTTGTACAGGGGCCAGGTTATATCTATAACCTGTTTGCGACCTTACCAGGTGAAGCATTTTTGTTAGGCGATAATCTAACATTTGTGGTATCATCAGTAATTATACTTACTACAGGTACTATTTTCGCGATGTGGCTTGGTGAGAAGATCACAGATAAAGGTATTGGTAACGGTATTTCATTATTGATTATGGTTGGTATTATTGCCACACTGCCACAAGCCTTTATTCAGGAATTCGCTTCAAGAGTATTTGAATCGAATGGTGGTCTTGTAATGATACTGATAGAATTAGTTATCTGGTTTGCCATTATAATGGCTTCAGTAATGCTGGTTATGGCAGTACGTCAAATTCCTGTGCAGTATGCCAGGAGATCTGCTTCAGGCGGATATGAAAAGAATGTTTTCGGATCAAGACAATATATACCGTTAAAACTGAATGCATCAGGGGTTATGCCTATCATCTTTGCTCAGGCGATTATGTTTATTCCTGTGGCTGTAGCTGGTCTATCAGACTCAGATACTGCTCAGGGTGTAACTGCTGCATTTCAGAATATTTTCGGATTTTGGTATAATCTAGTGTTTGCATTATTGATTATAATATTTACATATTTCTATACTGCGATCACAGTTCCAACAAATAAAATGGCTGACGATCTTAAAAGAAGTGGTGGATTTATTCCTGGTATTCGTCCGGGAGGTGAAACTTCTGAATATTTAGATCGTATTATGTCTCAGATAACCCTTCCGGGATCTATATTCCTGGCTCTTATTGCAGTGTTCCCTGCGATAGTTGTTCAACTGTTGGGTGTACAACAGAACTGGGCGTTATTCTTTGGAGGTACTTCGCTTTTAATTATGGTTGGAGTTGCAATAGATACTATGCAACAGGTAAATTCTTACTTGCTGAATAGACACTATGATGGATTAATGAAAACAGGTAAAAACAGAAAAGCAGTAGCTTAA
- the rplO gene encoding 50S ribosomal protein L15, with protein sequence MDLSNLKPAEGSVRKNSKRIGRGEGSGKGGTATRGHKGAKSRSGYSKKIGFEGGQMPLQRRVPKFGFTNRNRKVYQGINLDTLQNLVDEGRIKDTVDMDVLVENGLAGRNELVKILGRGELKAKLKISVHKFTASAKEAIEAAGGEVVTL encoded by the coding sequence ATGGATTTAAGTAACTTAAAACCTGCAGAAGGTTCAGTTAGAAAGAATAGCAAGCGTATTGGTCGTGGTGAAGGATCTGGTAAAGGTGGAACCGCTACCAGAGGTCACAAAGGTGCCAAGTCACGTTCAGGTTATTCTAAAAAGATTGGTTTTGAAGGTGGGCAGATGCCACTTCAGAGACGTGTTCCAAAATTTGGATTCACTAACAGAAACCGTAAAGTATATCAGGGAATTAACCTGGATACATTACAGAACCTGGTAGATGAAGGAAGAATTAAGGATACAGTTGATATGGACGTGTTGGTTGAAAACGGTCTTGCCGGAAGAAACGAGCTTGTTAAGATATTAGGTAGAGGTGAATTAAAGGCTAAGTTGAAAATATCTGTTCATAAATTTACGGCCTCAGCGAAAGAAGCTATTGAAGCTGCCGGAGGTGAAGTTGTTACTTTATAA
- the rpsE gene encoding 30S ribosomal protein S5, translating to MYQDYKNVEHVKPGGLELKDRLVGVQRVTKVTKGGRAFGFSAIVVVGDENGVVGQGLGKSKEVADAISKAVEDAKKNLVRIPLHKGTLPHEQKGKYGGARVMLLPAAAGTGIIAGGAIRAVLESVGVHDVLSKNQGSSNPHNVVKATFDALLQLRSAETVAKQRGVSLEKVFKG from the coding sequence ATGTATCAAGATTATAAAAACGTAGAACATGTAAAACCAGGAGGTCTTGAATTAAAGGATCGTTTGGTTGGAGTACAACGTGTTACTAAGGTTACAAAAGGTGGTAGAGCATTTGGATTCTCTGCTATTGTTGTAGTTGGAGATGAAAATGGTGTTGTTGGACAAGGACTTGGAAAATCCAAGGAAGTTGCAGACGCTATTTCTAAAGCGGTAGAAGATGCTAAGAAAAATCTGGTACGCATCCCTTTACACAAAGGAACTTTACCGCACGAACAAAAAGGTAAGTATGGTGGAGCAAGAGTAATGCTTCTTCCAGCTGCTGCCGGTACCGGTATTATTGCTGGTGGTGCGATTCGTGCAGTATTGGAATCTGTTGGGGTACATGATGTACTTTCTAAGAACCAGGGATCTTCAAACCCTCACAATGTTGTAAAAGCTACTTTTGATGCCTTACTACAATTAAGAAGTGCTGAAACTGTTGCGAAACAGAGAGGCGTTTCATTGGAAAAGGTTTTTAAAGGATAA
- the rplF gene encoding 50S ribosomal protein L6 encodes MSRIGKSPVTIPEGVTVDHKDGVVTVKGKLGELKQEIRDIDVKIEDNVITFERSSEKSDQKAKHGLYRALVNNMIEGVTNGYTKSLELVGVGYRATNQGNKLDLAVGYSHNIVLDLAPEVKVETISEKGKNPIVKVTSHDKQLVGQVAAKIRSFRAPEPYKGKGIKFVGEQLRRKAGKSA; translated from the coding sequence ATGTCAAGAATAGGTAAAAGCCCAGTTACAATTCCAGAAGGTGTGACAGTAGATCACAAAGATGGTGTTGTAACGGTAAAAGGAAAGTTAGGAGAGCTTAAGCAAGAGATAAGAGATATCGATGTTAAAATCGAAGATAATGTTATTACTTTTGAGCGTTCTTCAGAAAAAAGTGATCAGAAAGCTAAACATGGTTTGTACCGTGCTTTGGTAAACAATATGATTGAAGGGGTTACAAACGGTTACACTAAATCACTTGAATTGGTAGGTGTAGGTTACCGTGCTACGAACCAGGGGAACAAGTTAGATCTTGCTGTTGGTTATTCCCATAATATTGTGCTAGATTTGGCTCCCGAAGTTAAGGTGGAGACTATCTCAGAAAAAGGTAAGAACCCGATCGTAAAGGTAACTTCTCATGATAAACAACTTGTTGGACAGGTTGCAGCTAAAATCCGTTCATTCAGAGCACCAGAACCATATAAAGGTAAAGGTATCAAGTTTGTTGGAGAGCAATTGAGAAGAAAAGCAGGTAAATCAGCTTAA
- the rplW gene encoding 50S ribosomal protein L23, with translation MSILIKPVITEKATADSEMNNRFTFVVSNKANKIQIKDSIESAYGVSVTKVRTMNVRPDRNTKFTKSGMITGKTKAYKKAVVQVAEGETIDLYSNL, from the coding sequence ATGAGCATCTTAATAAAACCTGTTATTACAGAAAAAGCTACCGCAGATAGCGAGATGAATAATCGCTTTACTTTTGTGGTAAGTAACAAGGCAAATAAGATTCAGATCAAAGATTCGATCGAATCTGCTTATGGCGTGTCTGTTACTAAAGTTCGAACTATGAATGTCCGTCCGGATCGTAATACCAAATTCACAAAATCTGGTATGATCACTGGTAAAACTAAGGCTTATAAAAAAGCAGTAGTACAGGTGGCGGAAGGTGAAACTATTGATTTATATAGTAATCTTTAA
- the rplB gene encoding 50S ribosomal protein L2, with the protein MSVRKLKPITPGQRFRVVNGYDAITTDKPEKSLLAPIKKSGGRNSQGKMTMRYKGGGHKKRYRVIDFKRDKQGIPATVASIEYDPNRTAFIALLNYQDGEKRYIIAQNGLQVDQNVVSSNEAATPEIGNAMPLANIPLGTVISCIELRPGQGAVMARSAGAFAQLLAREGKYATIKLPSGEIRRVLALCMATIGAVSNSDHQLMIGGKAGRSRWLGIRPRTRPVAMNPVDHPMGGGEGRASGGHPRSRKGLPAKGFKTRSRTKASNKYIVERRKTRKKK; encoded by the coding sequence ATGTCAGTTAGAAAATTAAAACCAATTACACCTGGTCAGCGTTTTAGAGTAGTTAATGGGTATGACGCCATTACTACTGATAAGCCGGAGAAAAGCCTATTGGCGCCGATAAAAAAATCAGGTGGTAGAAACAGTCAAGGTAAGATGACCATGCGCTATAAGGGTGGTGGTCATAAGAAACGTTACCGAGTTATCGATTTTAAACGTGACAAGCAGGGAATTCCTGCAACTGTCGCTAGTATAGAATACGATCCAAACAGAACGGCTTTTATCGCATTATTGAATTATCAAGATGGTGAGAAAAGGTATATTATTGCTCAAAACGGGCTTCAGGTAGATCAAAATGTAGTTTCTAGTAATGAAGCTGCAACTCCTGAAATTGGAAATGCGATGCCTTTGGCTAACATTCCGCTTGGTACTGTGATCTCTTGTATAGAGCTAAGACCTGGACAAGGTGCTGTAATGGCGCGTAGTGCTGGTGCTTTTGCTCAATTATTGGCAAGAGAAGGAAAGTATGCTACTATCAAATTGCCTTCAGGTGAGATTCGTAGAGTTCTTGCTTTATGTATGGCGACTATAGGAGCTGTTTCTAACAGTGATCATCAGCTTATGATCGGTGGTAAAGCCGGTAGAAGCAGATGGTTGGGTATCCGTCCAAGAACAAGACCAGTAGCTATGAACCCTGTAGATCACCCAATGGGTGGTGGTGAAGGTAGAGCTTCTGGAGGTCACCCACGTTCAAGAAAAGGTCTTCCTGCTAAAGGATTTAAGACCCGTTCAAGAACGAAAGCGAGTAATAAATATATTGTAGAACGTAGAAAGACTAGAAAGAAAAAATAA
- the rplV gene encoding 50S ribosomal protein L22 yields MGVRKRERAEQIKEAKKQVAFAKLNNCPTSPRKMRLMADLVRGEKVEKALHILKFSKKEASNRLEKLLVSAIANWQAKNEDANLEEAELFVKEIRVDGGSMLKRLRPAPQGRAHRIRKRSNHVTLVLGANNNTQS; encoded by the coding sequence ATGGGAGTTCGTAAAAGAGAAAGAGCAGAGCAAATAAAAGAAGCCAAGAAACAGGTAGCTTTTGCAAAGTTAAATAACTGCCCTACTTCACCTAGAAAAATGCGTCTTATGGCGGATTTAGTAAGAGGTGAAAAAGTAGAAAAAGCGCTTCATATTTTAAAATTCAGCAAGAAAGAAGCTTCAAATCGCTTAGAGAAACTATTGGTTTCAGCAATTGCCAACTGGCAAGCTAAGAATGAGGATGCAAATCTTGAAGAAGCTGAATTATTTGTGAAAGAGATTCGTGTAGACGGAGGAAGTATGTTAAAAAGACTTCGTCCAGCTCCACAGGGTCGTGCACACCGAATTAGAAAGAGATCCAACCACGTTACATTGGTGCTTGGAGCAAACAATAATACACAAAGCTAA
- the rpmC gene encoding 50S ribosomal protein L29, which yields MKQSEVKELSVAELQEELGKSRKAYSDLKMAHAVSPLENPIQLRTVRRDVARLATELTKREQQ from the coding sequence ATGAAACAATCAGAAGTAAAAGAATTGTCTGTTGCAGAATTGCAAGAAGAGCTTGGTAAGTCTAGAAAAGCTTATTCAGATTTGAAAATGGCTCACGCTGTTTCGCCTTTGGAAAATCCAATACAGTTAAGAACTGTAAGAAGAGATGTGGCGAGATTAGCTACAGAGTTAACTAAAAGAGAACAACAATAA
- the rpsN gene encoding 30S ribosomal protein S14 produces the protein MAKESMKAREVKRQKLVKKYAEKRAALKEAGDYEGLQKLPKNSSPVRLHNRCKLTGRPKGYMRQFGLSRVMFREMANQGLIPGVKKASW, from the coding sequence ATGGCTAAAGAATCAATGAAAGCCCGTGAGGTGAAAAGACAGAAATTGGTGAAGAAGTATGCTGAAAAAAGAGCCGCTTTAAAAGAAGCTGGTGATTACGAAGGCCTACAGAAACTACCAAAGAATTCTTCTCCGGTTCGTTTGCATAACAGATGTAAATTAACAGGTAGACCTAAAGGGTATATGAGACAATTTGGTCTTTCTCGTGTAATGTTCAGAGAAATGGCTAATCAAGGTCTTATCCCAGGAGTTAAGAAAGCAAGCTGGTAA
- the rplN gene encoding 50S ribosomal protein L14, whose translation MVQQESRLKVADNTGAKEVLAIRVLGGTKKRYASVGDKIVVSVKEATPNGSIKKGAVSTAVVVRTRKEVRRPDGSYIRFDDNACVLLGPQGEMRGTRVFGPVARELRDKQFMKIVSLAPEVL comes from the coding sequence ATGGTACAACAAGAGTCCAGACTAAAAGTAGCAGATAATACCGGGGCTAAAGAAGTTTTAGCAATCCGTGTATTAGGAGGTACAAAGAAAAGATACGCATCTGTTGGAGACAAGATAGTTGTCAGTGTAAAAGAAGCTACCCCTAACGGAAGTATCAAGAAGGGTGCAGTTTCAACAGCAGTTGTTGTTCGTACCAGGAAAGAAGTTCGCAGACCAGACGGATCTTATATTCGTTTTGATGATAATGCATGTGTATTGTTAGGTCCTCAGGGAGAAATGCGCGGAACCCGTGTTTTTGGTCCTGTAGCTCGTGAGCTTCGTGATAAGCAATTCATGAAAATTGTATCATTGGCACCAGAAGTGCTTTAA
- the rpsC gene encoding 30S ribosomal protein S3: MGQKTNPIGNRLGIIRGWESNWYGGNDYGDKLAEDDKIRKYIHARLSKASVSRVIIERTLKLVTVTITTARPGIIIGKGGQEVDKLKEELKKITDKEVQINIFEIKRPELDAHLVGASVARQIENRISYRRAIKMAIAAAMRMNAEGIKIEISGRLNGAEMARSESYKDGRIPLSTFRADIDYALVEAHTTYGRLGVKVWIMKGEVYGKRELSPLVGLAKNQGKKSGAGRGGNKSRRRK, from the coding sequence ATGGGACAAAAAACAAATCCAATCGGGAATCGCCTTGGTATCATTAGAGGTTGGGAATCCAACTGGTACGGAGGTAATGATTACGGCGATAAGTTAGCCGAAGACGATAAGATTAGAAAGTATATCCATGCTCGTCTTTCTAAAGCGAGTGTATCGCGTGTAATCATCGAGCGCACGCTTAAGCTTGTAACCGTTACTATCACTACTGCTAGACCTGGTATTATTATCGGGAAAGGTGGTCAGGAGGTAGACAAGCTTAAGGAAGAGCTAAAAAAGATTACCGACAAGGAAGTTCAAATAAACATCTTTGAGATTAAGAGGCCAGAACTTGATGCTCACCTTGTGGGTGCGAGTGTTGCCAGACAAATTGAGAATCGTATCTCTTACCGTCGTGCAATTAAAATGGCTATCGCGGCTGCAATGAGAATGAATGCTGAAGGAATCAAAATAGAGATTTCCGGACGTTTAAATGGTGCTGAAATGGCACGTTCAGAATCATACAAAGATGGAAGAATTCCATTGTCTACTTTTAGGGCTGATATTGACTATGCTTTAGTTGAAGCACACACTACTTATGGTAGATTGGGTGTTAAAGTATGGATCATGAAAGGTGAGGTATACGGAAAAAGAGAGCTTTCGCCTCTTGTTGGCCTTGCGAAAAATCAAGGTAAGAAGTCCGGAGCCGGACGAGGTGGTAACAAATCACGTCGTAGAAAGTAA
- the rpmD gene encoding 50S ribosomal protein L30, with product MGKIKVTKVKSAINRTKNQKLVLESLGLKKIGQTVEHDDTPNILGMVNKVKHLVSVEETK from the coding sequence ATGGGAAAGATAAAAGTCACAAAAGTAAAAAGTGCCATCAACCGCACGAAGAACCAAAAATTAGTTCTTGAATCTTTAGGATTGAAGAAGATTGGTCAAACGGTTGAGCATGACGATACGCCAAACATCCTTGGTATGGTAAATAAAGTTAAACACTTAGTTTCTGTAGAAGAAACAAAATAA
- the rpsQ gene encoding 30S ribosomal protein S17, translating into MEKRNLRKERVGVVTSNKMQKSIVVSEVKKVKHPMYGKFVLKTKKYVAHDENNDCNEGDTVKIMETRPLSKSKTWRLVEIIERAK; encoded by the coding sequence ATGGAAAAAAGAAACTTAAGAAAAGAGCGTGTAGGAGTTGTTACAAGTAACAAAATGCAGAAATCCATAGTGGTTTCTGAAGTGAAAAAAGTAAAACATCCTATGTATGGAAAATTCGTTTTAAAAACGAAAAAATACGTAGCCCACGACGAAAATAACGACTGCAACGAAGGTGATACTGTAAAGATCATGGAAACACGACCTTTAAGTAAATCCAAGACTTGGAGACTAGTAGAAATAATTGAAAGAGCTAAATAA
- the rpsH gene encoding 30S ribosomal protein S8: MNTDPIADYLTRIRNANAANHRVVEIPASNVKKEITKILFDQGYILSYKFEDTTAQGTIKIALKYDKLTKEPVIKKIQRISKPGLRKYAGSTEIPRILNGLGIAVVSTSHGVMTGKQAKANKVGGEVLCYVY, translated from the coding sequence ATGAATACAGATCCTATTGCAGATTACTTAACAAGAATCAGGAATGCAAATGCTGCGAACCACAGAGTAGTGGAAATTCCTGCTTCCAATGTTAAAAAAGAGATCACAAAGATATTATTCGATCAGGGATATATTCTTAGTTATAAATTCGAAGATACTACCGCTCAGGGAACTATCAAGATCGCTCTTAAGTACGATAAACTTACTAAAGAGCCGGTAATTAAGAAGATCCAGAGAATAAGTAAACCTGGTTTACGTAAATACGCTGGATCAACTGAAATTCCAAGAATCCTTAATGGTCTTGGTATTGCGGTTGTTTCTACTTCTCACGGAGTAATGACTGGAAAACAAGCGAAAGCGAATAAAGTTGGTGGCGAGGTATTGTGCTACGTATACTAA
- the rpsS gene encoding 30S ribosomal protein S19 — MARSLKKGPFVHYKLEQKVAQNVESGKKAVIKTWSRASMITPDFVGQTIAVHNGKQFVPVYVTENMVGHKLGEFSPTRSFRGHAGAKNKGRK, encoded by the coding sequence ATGGCACGTTCATTAAAAAAAGGACCTTTCGTTCATTACAAACTGGAACAAAAAGTGGCTCAGAATGTTGAGTCAGGAAAGAAAGCCGTGATCAAAACCTGGTCTAGAGCTTCTATGATTACTCCAGACTTTGTAGGGCAAACTATTGCAGTACACAACGGGAAACAATTTGTTCCTGTTTATGTAACTGAAAACATGGTAGGTCATAAACTAGGAGAATTTTCACCAACGCGTTCTTTCAGAGGACATGCAGGTGCAAAAAATAAAGGTAGAAAATAG
- the infA gene encoding translation initiation factor IF-1, which yields MAKQAAIEQDGTIIEALSNAMFRVELENGHVVTAHISGKMRMHYIKLLPGDKVKLEMSPYDLTKARITYRY from the coding sequence ATGGCAAAGCAAGCAGCAATCGAACAAGACGGAACTATCATTGAGGCATTGTCTAATGCTATGTTTCGTGTAGAATTGGAAAATGGTCACGTGGTGACTGCACACATCTCCGGAAAAATGCGTATGCATTATATAAAATTACTTCCTGGAGATAAAGTAAAACTGGAAATGAGTCCTTACGATTTAACTAAGGCTCGAATAACTTACAGATACTAA
- the rplP gene encoding 50S ribosomal protein L16 produces the protein MLQPKRTKYRKQQKGRMKGLSQRGHRLSNGTFGIKSMDSSFVTARQIEAARIAATRYMKREGSIWIKIFPDKPITKKPLEVRMGKGKGAVEYWAAVVKPGRIMFEIGGVPMDVAKEALRLAAQKLPVRTKFVVARDYQE, from the coding sequence ATGTTACAACCTAAAAGAACAAAATACCGTAAGCAACAGAAAGGCCGTATGAAAGGTTTGTCTCAAAGAGGGCACAGACTTTCTAACGGTACCTTCGGAATCAAATCTATGGATTCCAGTTTTGTTACTGCACGTCAAATAGAAGCAGCGCGTATCGCCGCTACCCGTTATATGAAAAGAGAAGGATCTATCTGGATCAAAATTTTCCCGGATAAGCCTATCACAAAGAAACCTCTTGAAGTACGTATGGGTAAAGGTAAAGGTGCGGTTGAATATTGGGCAGCTGTGGTAAAACCAGGAAGAATCATGTTCGAAATTGGTGGTGTACCAATGGACGTGGCTAAAGAGGCATTACGTCTTGCAGCGCAAAAACTTCCTGTGAGAACTAAATTTGTAGTAGCTAGAGATTATCAAGAATAA
- the rplR gene encoding 50S ribosomal protein L18 has protein sequence MALSKLDRRNKIRKRIRKDIVGTTSRPRLSVFRSNKEIYAQIIDDVEGKTLASASSRDKDIASASADRKEQAQMVGKTIAEKAKKAGIDTISFDRGGYLYHGRVKSLAEGAREGGLKF, from the coding sequence ATGGCATTATCAAAATTAGATAGAAGAAATAAAATTAGAAAACGTATCCGTAAGGATATCGTTGGAACAACAAGCCGTCCTAGATTATCTGTTTTTAGAAGCAATAAAGAAATTTATGCTCAGATTATCGATGACGTTGAAGGTAAAACTTTGGCATCAGCTTCTTCAAGAGATAAGGATATCGCTTCTGCTTCTGCAGATAGAAAAGAGCAGGCTCAAATGGTTGGAAAAACCATTGCTGAGAAGGCGAAAAAAGCCGGAATAGATACTATTTCTTTTGATAGAGGTGGTTATTTATATCACGGTAGAGTTAAATCATTAGCAGAAGGTGCTCGCGAGGGAGGACTAAAATTCTAG
- the rpsM gene encoding 30S ribosomal protein S13 encodes MARIAGVDIPKQKRGVIALTYIFGIGRSRAQEILAQAKVDESKKVSDWDDDEIGKIREAVGQFTIEGELRTEVQISIKRLMDIGCYRGIRHRAGLPLRGQRTKNNSRTRKGRRKTVANKKKATK; translated from the coding sequence ATGGCAAGAATTGCAGGGGTAGATATACCTAAACAAAAGCGAGGGGTTATAGCATTGACCTATATCTTCGGAATTGGCAGAAGCAGGGCTCAGGAGATACTTGCACAAGCTAAAGTAGACGAGAGTAAGAAAGTCTCAGATTGGGACGATGACGAGATTGGTAAAATCCGTGAGGCTGTTGGTCAGTTTACAATTGAAGGAGAATTACGTACTGAAGTTCAAATTAGTATCAAACGTCTTATGGACATTGGATGCTATAGAGGAATTCGTCACAGAGCTGGACTTCCATTAAGAGGTCAAAGAACTAAGAACAACTCCAGAACCAGAAAAGGAAGAAGAAAAACAGTTGCTAACAAGAAAAAAGCGACTAAATAG